CAGCGAGAGGTCGCGCTGGGTGGTCGTCGACTTCGTCGTGCGGATCTCGACCTTGCCGGGGGGCTCTTCGCGGTGGTACTCGAGCGAATCGTCGTCTAGTGACATAAATGCGAATACGGAGAGCCGCCGGAAAAACAGTACCCTAGTAGGGATAGGTAATATATACACACCTAGTTGACGATCGACAGATATCACGGGCGCCCGGGACGATTACGCGGCGAGATCGCAGCCGCCGGCCCGACGCTCGCCGCGGAGCCGTCGCCGAAACGACCATCGGAACGTTTAGCAACCGCAAGCACGCAGGTCGTGTCATGGGGCTGTTCGACGCGCTGTTTCGCTCGAGTTCGATCCTCGGCATCGCCGAGGAAACCCTCGAGTTCGCCCTCGAGTCCTCCGAAGCCGCCCACCCCGACGAGTACATGGGGTTTCTCCGGGGAACCGAGGCGGAGCGACTCGGGATCGACCGGGACGGACTCGTCATCACGGATGTTCTCGTGATTCCCGGCACCGAGTCGAACAGCGTCAGCGCGACCGTCAAGACGAGCCAGATCCCGAACGACGTGAAGGCGCTCGGCAGCGTTCACTCGCACCCGAACGGCGTGATCAGCCCGAGCAGCGCGGATCTGGAGACGTTCGGTCGGGGCAGCGTCCATATCATCATCGGCGCGCCCTATCGCCGCTCGGACTGGCGGGCCTTCGATTCGGGTGGCGAACCGACCCAGTTGAACGTGATCGACGTGGAGCTGCCCGAAACCGAGGACTTCTTCGATTTCACCCAGGCGGATATCGACGACGAACTTCGATAGTATGATGCTCGAGACGACTCCCGGTCCGGTCCGC
This portion of the Haloterrigena gelatinilytica genome encodes:
- a CDS encoding Mov34/MPN/PAD-1 family protein; this encodes MGLFDALFRSSSILGIAEETLEFALESSEAAHPDEYMGFLRGTEAERLGIDRDGLVITDVLVIPGTESNSVSATVKTSQIPNDVKALGSVHSHPNGVISPSSADLETFGRGSVHIIIGAPYRRSDWRAFDSGGEPTQLNVIDVELPETEDFFDFTQADIDDELR